From Allofrancisella guangzhouensis, a single genomic window includes:
- the ileS gene encoding isoleucine--tRNA ligase, translating into MSDYKDTLNLPKTSFSMKGNLANKEPMILNKWEKQDIYKKIRDHFAGRNKFILHDGPPYANGNIHVGHAVNKILKDIIIKSKTLSGYDAPYIPTWDCHGLPIELQVEKKYGKAGQKIDENSFRKECRKYAKQQVELQKKDFKRLGVLGNWESPYLTMDFEYEANMIRTLAKIIKNGHLSKGFKPVHWCTDCGSALAEAEVEYMDKVSPAIDVKFKVKDHEKLAKAFKLEYLKNEAFAVIWTTTPWTLPANQAIAVHNDLNYSLVETENFYIILASSLVEQTLKRYAITSAEVIATTTGDKLTGIYVEHPFYSRHVPILHGDHVTDINGTGMVHTAPTHGVEDFSIGKNHNLSMESFVKGNGCYSENAKLFAGEFIFKANNRIIELLGERKRLMNFDKIKHSYPHCWRHKTPLMFRATPQWFISMEKQNLRNNAMIAIKDTVWIPSWGQNRIEAMVKDRPDWCISRQRTWGVPLPLFIHKDTEELHPNTAEILEKIAQKIEKGGIEIWFNADDNEFITETNEYKSVKDTLDVWFDSGASSMCVLDKDPQLNYPADLYLEGSDQHRGWFQTSLLVGLSTKGEKPFKEVLTHGFVVDEHGRKMSKSLGNVTSPQDIYNTLGADILRLWVASSDYKGEMAVSDQILKRTADMYRRLRNTARFLLSNLTGFDPKSDIIEFSKLVKLDQWAIAKTKEFQDKIIKAYESYQTHTVTQLIHHFCSIEMGSFYLDIIKDRQYTAKTNGHPRKSAQTAIYHIVHALVRWMAPILSYTADEIWEATPKTTSLPIQLCEWYTELKSFSPTDELNLDFWSKIQEIRSEVNRVLEIKRNEDLIGASLEAKITLYADKQSYEILEKIKGELRFLLISSEAELKPISEKPNDVISSNIHGLHIDIQKLEEPKCQRCWHRSSTVGTNSEYKDICNRCIENISTELGESRKHA; encoded by the coding sequence ATGAGTGATTACAAAGACACTTTAAACCTTCCTAAAACCTCTTTTTCTATGAAAGGTAACCTTGCAAACAAAGAACCTATGATCCTTAACAAATGGGAAAAGCAAGACATATATAAAAAAATCCGTGATCATTTTGCAGGTAGAAATAAATTTATACTTCATGATGGACCTCCTTACGCTAATGGAAATATACACGTCGGTCATGCTGTTAATAAAATTCTTAAAGATATTATAATAAAATCAAAAACCCTTAGTGGTTATGATGCTCCATATATCCCAACTTGGGACTGTCATGGTCTACCGATAGAGCTGCAAGTTGAAAAAAAATATGGTAAAGCTGGTCAAAAGATAGATGAAAACTCCTTCAGGAAAGAATGTCGTAAATATGCAAAACAACAAGTAGAGCTACAAAAAAAAGATTTCAAAAGATTAGGCGTATTAGGAAACTGGGAAAGCCCTTACCTAACAATGGACTTTGAATATGAGGCTAATATGATAAGAACTTTAGCCAAAATAATTAAAAATGGTCATCTAAGCAAGGGGTTTAAACCTGTACATTGGTGTACTGATTGTGGTTCAGCTTTAGCAGAAGCTGAAGTTGAGTATATGGACAAAGTCTCGCCAGCAATTGATGTAAAATTTAAAGTAAAAGATCATGAAAAGCTTGCTAAAGCATTTAAGCTAGAATACTTAAAAAATGAAGCTTTTGCTGTGATATGGACTACTACACCATGGACATTACCTGCCAACCAAGCTATTGCTGTGCATAATGATCTTAATTATAGTCTAGTAGAAACTGAAAATTTTTACATAATACTAGCTAGCAGTTTAGTTGAACAAACCTTAAAAAGGTACGCTATAACAAGTGCTGAAGTTATTGCCACAACTACTGGAGATAAACTAACAGGTATATATGTTGAACATCCTTTTTATAGTCGTCATGTACCTATTTTACATGGTGATCATGTAACTGATATTAATGGTACCGGTATGGTTCATACTGCCCCTACCCACGGTGTTGAAGATTTTTCTATAGGTAAAAATCATAATCTGTCTATGGAATCTTTTGTAAAAGGTAATGGTTGTTATAGTGAAAATGCCAAACTTTTTGCTGGTGAATTTATTTTCAAAGCCAATAATAGGATAATAGAGCTTCTGGGTGAAAGAAAACGCCTAATGAACTTTGATAAAATAAAACATAGCTATCCTCACTGTTGGCGTCATAAGACTCCTTTAATGTTTAGAGCTACTCCTCAGTGGTTTATCAGCATGGAGAAACAAAATTTACGCAATAACGCAATGATTGCTATCAAGGATACCGTATGGATCCCTTCATGGGGTCAAAACCGTATAGAAGCTATGGTAAAAGATAGACCAGACTGGTGTATTTCTCGCCAAAGAACATGGGGAGTACCATTACCGTTATTTATACATAAAGATACAGAAGAGCTACATCCAAATACTGCTGAAATTCTTGAAAAAATAGCTCAAAAGATAGAAAAAGGCGGTATTGAGATTTGGTTTAATGCTGATGATAATGAATTTATAACAGAAACTAATGAGTACAAGTCTGTAAAAGACACTCTCGATGTTTGGTTTGATTCAGGAGCATCTAGTATGTGTGTACTAGATAAAGATCCTCAATTAAATTACCCTGCTGACCTATATTTAGAAGGGTCAGACCAACATCGTGGTTGGTTTCAAACCTCTCTACTTGTAGGGTTGTCTACCAAAGGAGAAAAACCCTTTAAAGAAGTTCTAACTCATGGCTTTGTAGTTGACGAGCATGGTCGTAAAATGTCTAAATCCTTAGGGAATGTTACATCCCCCCAAGATATCTATAATACTTTAGGAGCCGATATCTTGCGCTTATGGGTTGCTTCTAGTGACTATAAAGGTGAAATGGCCGTATCAGATCAGATCCTTAAGAGAACAGCTGATATGTATCGTAGATTGCGTAATACAGCAAGATTTTTATTATCAAACCTAACTGGTTTTGATCCTAAATCTGACATTATAGAGTTTAGTAAATTAGTTAAACTTGACCAGTGGGCTATAGCAAAAACAAAAGAGTTTCAAGATAAAATAATCAAAGCTTATGAAAGCTACCAAACGCATACCGTAACTCAGTTAATACATCATTTTTGCTCGATTGAAATGGGTAGTTTTTATCTTGACATTATCAAAGATAGGCAATACACAGCTAAAACTAATGGCCATCCACGCAAATCAGCACAAACTGCAATTTACCATATTGTACATGCATTAGTTAGGTGGATGGCTCCAATTTTATCATATACAGCTGATGAGATCTGGGAAGCTACTCCAAAGACTACTAGTCTACCGATACAGTTATGCGAGTGGTATACAGAATTAAAATCATTTTCTCCGACTGATGAGTTAAACCTAGATTTCTGGTCAAAAATTCAAGAAATACGTTCTGAAGTAAATAGAGTATTAGAGATTAAGAGAAATGAGGACCTTATCGGAGCTTCTTTAGAAGCAAAAATAACTCTTTATGCTGATAAACAGAGTTACGAGATTTTAGAAAAAATCAAAGGGGAGTTAAGGTTTTTACTAATCTCCTCTGAGGCTGAGTTAAAACCTATTAGTGAAAAACCTAATGATGTTATATCTTCAAATATACATGGATTACATATTGATATCCAAAAACTAGAAGAACCAAAATGTCAAAGGTGCTGGCACCGTAGTTCTACAGTCGGTACAAACTCTGAGTATAAAGACATATGTAACCGCTGTATAGAAAATATCTCTACTGAATTAGGAGAATCTCGCAAACATGCTTAG
- the lspA gene encoding signal peptidase II: MLRSKLKYFGLAVIIIALDLYTKYLANINLNFATPVKVTSFFNLTLLYNYGAAFSFLSNNQTSWQLIMFSIISLIAAVILIYLIMKQPMQDKLILISFSLILGGALGNFYDRAFRGFVIDFLDFHINNYHWPAFNIADSAVTCGVTLIILRSFSRKTRI; encoded by the coding sequence ATGCTTAGATCTAAACTTAAATATTTTGGATTAGCTGTTATAATTATAGCTCTTGATTTATATACCAAGTATTTAGCCAACATCAACTTAAATTTTGCTACTCCCGTTAAAGTAACAAGCTTTTTTAACTTAACTTTATTGTATAACTATGGAGCAGCATTTAGTTTTTTAAGCAATAATCAGACTTCATGGCAATTAATAATGTTTTCTATAATTTCATTAATTGCTGCTGTCATACTAATCTACTTGATTATGAAACAACCAATGCAAGATAAATTAATTCTAATCTCTTTCTCATTGATACTTGGTGGTGCGTTAGGGAATTTTTATGACCGGGCATTTAGAGGTTTTGTAATAGACTTCTTAGATTTTCATATTAATAACTATCATTGGCCAGCTTTTAATATCGCTGATTCAGCAGTCACTTGTGGAGTTACATTGATAATCTTAAGGTCTTTTTCTAGGAAAACTAGGATTTAA
- a CDS encoding RlmE family RNA methyltransferase has translation MVKTASSKRWVQEHNSDYYVIQANKLGYRSRASFKIIEIQEKYKIFRQNMFVIDLGAAPGGWSEQIIKYISPNGKLIALDLLEMAPIVGVDFIQGDFTSDETYEKLNNLIGQNKIDCIASDMSPNISGNKTSDQARSIFLLELALDFTIHNLKKDGSFVAKIFQGEGADEYIKVVKNYFTKVTQFKPKSSRPRSREFYIIALGFKA, from the coding sequence ATGGTTAAAACAGCTAGCAGTAAACGCTGGGTACAAGAGCATAATTCAGATTACTACGTTATTCAAGCAAACAAACTAGGCTATCGTAGTAGAGCAAGCTTTAAAATAATTGAGATCCAAGAAAAATATAAAATATTTAGACAGAATATGTTTGTTATAGACCTAGGTGCTGCTCCAGGTGGTTGGTCTGAACAAATAATTAAGTATATTAGTCCCAATGGAAAGCTCATTGCCCTAGACTTACTTGAAATGGCACCTATTGTAGGCGTTGATTTTATTCAGGGTGATTTCACAAGTGATGAAACCTATGAGAAACTAAATAACCTAATTGGCCAAAACAAAATAGACTGTATAGCTTCTGATATGTCCCCAAATATAAGCGGCAATAAAACTTCTGATCAGGCTAGATCAATATTTTTACTAGAGCTAGCTCTAGATTTTACAATACATAATCTTAAAAAAGATGGAAGCTTCGTAGCTAAAATTTTTCAGGGTGAAGGCGCTGATGAGTATATAAAGGTAGTTAAAAACTATTTTACCAAAGTTACTCAATTTAAACCTAAATCATCACGACCAAGATCTAGAGAATTTTACATTATCGCCCTAGGATTTAAAGCTTAA
- a CDS encoding SGNH/GDSL hydrolase family protein produces MMQIKRLVAFGDSLLDAGNIIKTLDVPGEPYYQGRFSNGIISTEYLAQYVAKDQNASTIEHKSYAIGGALTHGKNPSSLLKYHSFAVSEQLVRFENEEGRFSKDDLVIVNGGANNFMFTIYNEIPYINLTAKLRVARDLKKIVRKIIKMGASNIIVWNIPDVTKAPAYKNYLSNWVGKFFRSYLQLNINLQNNLLKNCINDLQILFPNVNIKLFDFYTLLNDCINNPADYGFENVTDICVDSYGGADSLGNIQYEIELINDPDKFLCWDYCHPTTKGHEVIAKRMFELWKHNI; encoded by the coding sequence ATGATGCAGATTAAACGTTTAGTTGCATTTGGTGATAGTTTATTAGATGCAGGAAATATTATAAAAACATTAGATGTACCGGGAGAACCATATTATCAAGGTAGGTTTTCTAATGGTATAATATCTACTGAATATTTAGCGCAGTATGTTGCTAAAGATCAGAATGCGAGTACCATTGAGCATAAAAGTTACGCTATAGGCGGAGCCTTGACTCATGGTAAAAATCCTTCATCTTTATTAAAGTATCATTCTTTTGCTGTATCAGAACAGTTAGTAAGATTTGAAAATGAAGAGGGTAGGTTTTCTAAAGATGATCTTGTAATTGTAAATGGTGGAGCTAATAATTTTATGTTTACTATTTATAACGAAATACCTTATATAAATCTTACAGCTAAGCTTAGAGTTGCTAGAGACCTTAAGAAAATAGTTAGAAAAATTATTAAGATGGGTGCTAGCAATATTATAGTTTGGAACATTCCAGATGTAACTAAAGCACCAGCTTATAAAAATTACTTATCTAATTGGGTTGGCAAGTTTTTTAGATCATACCTGCAGTTAAATATTAACTTGCAAAATAATTTACTTAAAAATTGTATAAATGATCTACAGATTTTGTTTCCTAACGTAAATATAAAGCTTTTTGATTTTTACACTTTGCTGAACGATTGTATTAATAATCCTGCTGATTATGGTTTTGAAAATGTTACAGATATTTGTGTAGATAGTTATGGGGGAGCAGATTCTCTCGGTAATATCCAGTATGAGATAGAATTAATAAATGATCCAGATAAGTTTTTATGCTGGGATTATTGTCATCCTACAACAAAAGGTCATGAAGTGATAGCTAAGAGAATGTTTGAGCTTTGGAAGCATAATATTTAA
- a CDS encoding glutamine amidotransferase-related protein → MKIAILQTDHIPEHRRKMAGGNYPEMFANLFFKLSLIVDFDIFDVTEQYYPVNFSIYDGFIITGSKATAFDDLPWISELKSTIVKLYNGGKKIIGICFGHQVLAQALGGRVERAAKGFSVGVKNVEVLVKKSWMDPFHYYLSLLFYHQDMIVELPSGAELIGTSDYCQIQMFCIGNQILGIQAHPEMLKAHNYALIKEYQDEIKSEFQHALESLRIRDNSLVIGHWMANFFEFKD, encoded by the coding sequence ATGAAGATAGCTATATTACAAACAGATCATATCCCAGAACATCGCCGTAAAATGGCTGGTGGTAACTACCCAGAGATGTTTGCAAATTTGTTTTTTAAGTTATCTTTGATAGTAGACTTTGATATTTTTGATGTAACAGAGCAGTATTATCCAGTAAATTTTAGTATCTATGATGGTTTTATTATAACTGGTAGTAAAGCTACTGCATTTGATGATTTACCATGGATATCTGAGCTGAAATCAACTATAGTTAAATTATATAATGGTGGTAAAAAAATAATAGGAATTTGTTTTGGTCATCAGGTTTTGGCACAAGCTCTAGGAGGCAGGGTTGAGCGAGCTGCTAAGGGTTTTTCTGTTGGGGTGAAAAATGTAGAAGTTTTAGTAAAAAAATCCTGGATGGATCCATTTCATTACTATTTGAGTTTATTGTTTTATCATCAAGATATGATAGTTGAGCTTCCAAGCGGCGCTGAGCTTATAGGAACTAGTGATTATTGTCAGATACAGATGTTTTGTATTGGCAATCAAATACTTGGTATCCAAGCTCATCCTGAGATGTTAAAAGCTCATAATTATGCCTTGATAAAAGAGTATCAAGATGAGATTAAAAGCGAATTTCAGCATGCTCTAGAGAGTTTGAGAATAAGAGATAACAGTTTGGTGATAGGCCATTGGATGGCAAATTTTTTTGAATTTAAGGATTAA
- a CDS encoding ParB/RepB/Spo0J family partition protein gives MAKKISLVNRKINQEIHDAVSQEKKDILRAMQLQELSEQASKVGKLFELPLSVIKPDKNQPRKTFKNIESLANSIRENGVIQPIIVTPKKSDGIHYIIAGERRYLANIQAGYSTIPCIVREEDSDVSILLLQLLENDQRENVSPFEEADALRQLIEVKKIKKTDIAKILGRDASWISMRLKISDAGQAIRDLAEKGIIEDVRTLYELKKFAEEIPEGAKEFIRKALDNKILGSFRAAITRYRENWKRKTQTLGSSNLEIISVKEVSKEGEFLKIKGSRSGLKAHTYIFEITEEFKKTLFEMFVK, from the coding sequence ATGGCTAAAAAAATATCTCTAGTTAATCGTAAAATTAACCAAGAAATTCATGATGCAGTCAGTCAAGAGAAAAAAGATATTCTAAGAGCTATGCAACTACAAGAATTAAGTGAGCAAGCAAGTAAGGTGGGTAAGCTCTTTGAGCTACCTCTTAGTGTCATAAAGCCAGATAAAAACCAGCCAAGAAAAACCTTTAAAAATATAGAATCTTTGGCAAATAGTATTAGAGAAAATGGTGTAATTCAGCCAATTATAGTTACACCTAAAAAATCTGATGGCATCCATTATATAATTGCTGGTGAAAGAAGGTATTTAGCAAACATACAAGCAGGATATAGTACGATACCATGTATCGTTAGAGAAGAAGATTCTGATGTGAGTATACTGTTATTACAACTTTTAGAGAACGATCAGCGAGAAAATGTTTCACCATTTGAGGAAGCTGATGCATTAAGGCAATTGATTGAAGTTAAAAAAATAAAAAAAACTGATATAGCAAAAATACTTGGACGAGATGCTAGTTGGATTTCTATGCGTTTGAAAATATCTGATGCAGGTCAAGCTATTCGTGATTTAGCCGAAAAAGGTATTATAGAAGATGTACGTACTCTATATGAGCTAAAAAAGTTTGCTGAAGAGATACCAGAAGGTGCAAAAGAGTTTATTAGAAAAGCTCTAGATAACAAAATTTTAGGTTCATTTAGAGCTGCTATAACGCGTTATAGAGAAAATTGGAAAAGAAAAACACAAACCTTAGGTAGCTCAAATCTAGAGATTATAAGTGTAAAAGAAGTATCTAAAGAGGGTGAATTTCTTAAGATTAAAGGTTCTCGTTCTGGGCTAAAAGCACACACGTATATTTTTGAGATAACAGAAGAGTTTAAGAAAACACTATTTGAGATGTTTGTAAAATAA
- a CDS encoding ParA family protein: protein MLMKAAKVISLLQQKGGSGKTTTAINIACGLKELGFRVAIVDMDKDKPDAYMWMTKNNQNLDFVYNLDEKNVREKVLELKSSLDFVVIDTPPNFQTAALKSALLSDLVVIPCSPSGMDLSGLIEAKDLALTANKPYKFFANRVQMQSNMSKSLIEFFEEDGHFFEVSVSQSVKFVEAESEGVYIGDYVNGSKVHLQVKKLAREVVAFFGES from the coding sequence ATTTTAATGAAAGCAGCTAAAGTAATTTCATTGCTCCAACAGAAAGGAGGTTCTGGGAAGACCACTACCGCAATCAATATAGCGTGTGGCCTAAAGGAGTTGGGTTTTAGAGTTGCCATAGTAGATATGGATAAAGATAAACCAGATGCATATATGTGGATGACAAAAAACAACCAAAATCTTGATTTTGTTTATAATTTAGATGAGAAAAATGTCCGTGAGAAAGTTTTAGAATTAAAATCTTCATTAGATTTTGTAGTTATTGATACTCCTCCAAATTTCCAAACTGCTGCGTTAAAGTCAGCTTTGTTGTCAGATTTGGTTGTGATCCCATGTTCACCTAGCGGTATGGACTTGTCCGGGCTAATAGAGGCTAAGGATTTAGCTTTGACAGCAAATAAGCCATATAAGTTTTTTGCAAATAGAGTGCAAATGCAATCGAATATGTCAAAAAGTTTGATAGAATTTTTTGAAGAAGATGGACATTTTTTTGAAGTTTCTGTTTCTCAGAGTGTTAAGTTTGTCGAAGCTGAATCTGAAGGTGTGTATATAGGAGACTATGTAAATGGTAGTAAAGTTCATCTTCAAGTTAAAAAGCTTGCTAGAGAAGTGGTAGCTTTTTTTGGAGAAAGTTAG